The sequence TCCTCGGTGATTTCATCGAGGACGACACGATGCCGCCTCCGCTGGAGCTGGCCTCCCAGGAACTCCTGAAGCATCAGATCAGCGACGCGCTCTCGAAGCTCACCGAGCGGGAGCGCCGCATCATCATCCTCCGCTTCGGGCTGGAGGACGGCCAGTTCCGCACGCTGGAAGAGGTCGGGCGCGAGTTTGGGATCACCCGTGAGCGCATCAGGCAGATCGAGGCCAAGGCGCTGCGCAAGCTGCGCCACCCCACCTACAGCCACCGCCTGCGCGGCTACCTCGATTGACCTGCGGAAAACATGATCACGTTCAGGGGAGCGGTTGGTTCGCTCCCCTGTTTTCGTTCGGAAGCGCAGGACTATCGGTGCCCATCCTGGACCGGGCAGTGCCGGCACGAGCGATTCCTCGCTCCTATGATGCTGCGCTGTCACCCTGAGCGGTGCCGACAGCCGCGCGCGGCGGAGTCGAAGGATCGCTCGTCAGAATCGCCGCGCACTGGAAGGGCTAACCCTACCCCTCGTAACGCGAGAAGACCAGGCTGACGTTATGTCCGCCAAATCCGAGGGAGTTCGAGATCGCGTGGCGAACCTCGGCGTTCCGTGGACCGTCACAGACGTAATCCAGGTCGCACTCGGGATCGGGATGGCGCAGGTGCCAGGTCGGTGGGAGCACCCCTCGCGCTAACGCCAACACCGTGAAGACCGCCTCAACTGCGCCCGCGGCGCCGAGGAGATGACCCGTCAGCGCCTTGGTGGAACTCACGGGCGGCACCCGCTCCTCCCCGAACACCCGCTTCAGTGCGAGCGTCTCCAGGCGGTCGTTGAGCGGCGTCGAGGTGCCGTGAGCGTTCACGTAGCCGATGTCGTGGGGCGCCAGCCCCGCCCGTGCGATGGCGATCTCCATCGCCTCCGCGGCCCCGGCACCCTCCGGGTCGGGCTGCACGATGTGACAGGCATCGCCGGTCGCGCCGTAGCCGGTCAGCTCGGCCAGGATGGTTGCCCCCCGGCTCCGCGCGTGCTCGAGCGACTCAAGCACTAGCGTAGCCGCGCCCTCGGCGATCACGAAGCCGTCGCGCGTGCGGTCAAACGGGCGGCTTGCGCTCTCCGGTTCGTCATTCCGGGTCGAGAGCGCCCCCAGGGCGCAGAACCCCGCCACCGATCCCGGTGTGATCGGC is a genomic window of Sphaerobacter thermophilus DSM 20745 containing:
- the fabF gene encoding beta-ketoacyl-ACP synthase II, giving the protein MTERDARRVVVTGMGILSPVGNTLDAAWEALLAGRSGTGPITRFDAEGFASRIAGEVHGFDPRDRLEPKEARRTDRFIQLAVAATQDALAHAELEITPENARRVGVLLGTALGGIETAERELRTLAERGPGRVSPFFIPMFLADMGSGYVSIVTGAKGPNFATLSACASAAHALGEAAEIIRRGEADVMLAGGAEAPITPGSVAGFCALGALSTRNDEPESASRPFDRTRDGFVIAEGAATLVLESLEHARSRGATILAELTGYGATGDACHIVQPDPEGAGAAEAMEIAIARAGLAPHDIGYVNAHGTSTPLNDRLETLALKRVFGEERVPPVSSTKALTGHLLGAAGAVEAVFTVLALARGVLPPTWHLRHPDPECDLDYVCDGPRNAEVRHAISNSLGFGGHNVSLVFSRYEG